DNA sequence from the Rattus rattus isolate New Zealand chromosome 2, Rrattus_CSIRO_v1, whole genome shotgun sequence genome:
TGTTTTTCGGCCCTTTAAAGGGGAAGTGGTGGATGCTGTGGTCACTCAGGTCAACAAGGTAAGAGTATTATTTATAGAAaggttatggggttggggatttggctcagtggtagagtgcttaaggtcctgggttcggtcctcagctctgaaaaaaaagaaaaaaaaaagaaagaaaggttatgGGGTATTTCCTAAGGtgagagttcaattcccagtccaCTTACTAGTTGCCTTAAGCCTTTTGTGGTTGTTaagatcttattttattttatcttagttttgggttttctttttttttttttttttttttttttttttttttttttttttggagctggggaccaaccaggggccttgcgctttgcctaggcaagcgctctaccactgagctaaatccccaacccaggttttctttatttttttaaggtttgtttgtttatttttatttatatgagtacactgttattgtcttcagacacaccagaagagggcatcagatcccattacagatggttgtgagccaccttgtggttgctgggaattgaactcaggacccatggaagagcagtcagtgctcttaaccactgagccatctctccagcctcagaaatTAAGTTTCTTAAAGGCTAAGGGGtctatagctcagtggtttagagcacctACTGGTTCTAtaagacctgggtttgactcccagcacccagccAATGGCTCACAATAATCTGTAACTCCTAATTCCGCAGGGtcccaacacccttttctggcttccatgggcactgcagGTACATGGTGCACAGGCACATGTGAGGTCAGAATAttcttacacataaaaataatgaagaacaaaaatgtaaagaaatgaaagactacacagaaattaaaacaaatgctcCAATTTAAACTGTTAAGAAACATGACTAATATGCCTAGAAATTAGATAAAGATGCTTCGGAGCCTTTGAAGCATGGTCATATTCCTTCTAGGTTGGACTTTTCACAGAAATTGGGCCCATGTCTTGCTTCATCTCTCGACACGTAAGTCTGGGCGTGCTGGGTGAGACCGAGGAGGAGAAACCAGCCCCTGACTCTCATCCTTTGATGCAGCTATTTGAAGTGCTAACCTTTGTGTCAATTTCCTTCTAGTCCATCCCTTCAGAGATGGAGTTTGATCCAAATTCGAACCCCCCTTGTTACAAGACCATGGATGAGGTGAGCGAATGAGGAGGAGTTGGTGAGAGGGATGAGGACCAGGCCTGAGTTTGCTTGATGACCCTGCTCTCTCCTTTCCACAGGACATTGTAATTCAGCAGGACGATGAGATACGCTTGAAGATTGTAGGGACACGTGTAGACAAGAATGACATTGTGAGTCTCTTGCTTGACTggcctgccttagcctcctgggtAGTAGGATTATAAATAATCCAAGTCATCATTCACAGCTGACAGCTGTGGGCTTCTCGTTTCTTTTGTAGAACATATTTATGTGGATGTGTGGGCATACACACTCGCCACAGTGTGACATTTAGACCGCCTTCAGGTCATCGCATGCTGCTGTGGATTTTGGGGGTGGAGGTCAGGTCATCAGGGTTGGAGCAAGCTCTTTCCCCATCTGCGCTGTTGACCTCTTGCCATCCACAGTTGTTGGgggctctgtgctctgtgtccaTGAGCAGGGAATAGATGACAGAAGGCTCGGAATGGGGTGGGGCCCCACCTCAccatcctttctccctttcctctcgcAGTTTGCTATTGGCTCTCTGATGGACGACTACTTGGGTGagtgcctgacatgggtgctaggaccaTTCCCTGGAGAAAGGATGTGCTGGAGAGGGGATGGCTGTAGGATTTAAATGCCAGTCAGAGACATAAATTCTCAttgtgaggttggggatttagctcagcggtagagcttgcttagcacgcgcaaggccctgggttcggtccccagctccgaaaaaaaaaaaaaaatctcattctgtTCCCTTGGAAGTCCAAGATACCTTGTCTTTGGTGGTGGGAAATCTTTGGTTTTTGGCTGCCTGGGAACTCCGTGTCtaactgatatttttttcctgatttcaCAGGACTCGTGAGCTGAGTGAGGGAGCCTCCAGCTTGCTTTGATCCTGATTTAGAAAGTGTGACTTTCCAACTTGAGCTCAGCACCAACTTGACTGTCGTACCAGAGGTTCAATCTGGCCACTGTTACGGGGCCAGGGAAGGCTCCTTGTCCCCAGAACACTTTGACTGTTTCTTCCAGCTGAGCTGTGCTCTTATTCTCTTCTGTGTTCTAACCATAAACATGTTGTCCTTAGTTCTCAAGGAAATGTGTCTTCTCTTGGTAGGAATAAaagctgtttatttattttacttttggtttggctttgtgctttttttttttaagatttatttattgggttggagggatggcttgCAGGCATATAGGCAGGCAGAACATTGtgcacattattattatttttagatttatttcatgtatataagtacactgtagctgtcttcagacacacagaagagggcatcagatctcattacagatggttgtgagccaccatgtggttgctgggatttgaactcaggactctggaagagcagtcagtgctcttaaccactgagccatctctccagcctcacgttttgagacagggcttctctgtccATCCCTGGCTGTTTTGGGGATCTGATCtctagacgaggctggccttgaacccagtgTTCAaggtctgcctcttcctccacaaTGTATCACCACCTCCCAGCTGAAACAAGTACTTTATTATcgttgtttgctttgagacagatgCTGGCCTTCAACTACTGGTACTCTAGGCCGGCTTCGAATTCCTGCTCCTCCTGGATCCACCTTCCAAGTGTAaagattgaaggtgtgtgccaccattcgtgcctgtttttggtttgtttggttctggattttttttcttttagggctGTGTGGCCAGTTGCTCGAGGATTAATTACATCGTACATAATATGGCCCCAGTGTTAACGTGTTGACATTCAGAAACTCTTAAAAGCTGATGCTGCTTGGTGAGATGATTCATATATGTCTTCAAGCTTAGCTCGAGGGAGGCAGAAACAATTGGATAAGttctgtgagaccctgcctcggTAGCTAGTGACAGAGACAATAATCTATCAATAATAATAACACAATTTTGAAAAGTAAGTAACAAATGAACAGCTGACACTGAGGCATCCATAATGGTGTCtgggaaatgagagaagaaactGACTTGCTTTTCCACCTCCGCTTCTGAGAGCCGAGCTGTGCACTGCCACTGGAAGTGTTGACATCAACACTGCTCTACAAGAGGTGCTGAAGACCGCCCTCATCTACGATAGCCCAGTACGTTGGCAAACACAAAGCTCCCGAAGCCTTAGACAAGCGCCAAGCCCATCTGTGTGCTCGCAT
Encoded proteins:
- the Polr2g gene encoding DNA-directed RNA polymerase II subunit RPB7, with protein sequence MFYHISLEHEILLHPRYFGPNLLNTVKQKLFTEVEGTCTGKYGFVIAVTTIDNIGAGVIQPGRGFVLYPVKYKAIVFRPFKGEVVDAVVTQVNKVGLFTEIGPMSCFISRHSIPSEMEFDPNSNPPCYKTMDEDIVIQQDDEIRLKIVGTRVDKNDIFAIGSLMDDYLGLVS